Proteins encoded in a region of the Saccharothrix ecbatanensis genome:
- a CDS encoding TetR/AcrR family transcriptional regulator — translation MAGNQRERILTALAGAVSENGYANTSVDSIIKLAGVSRRTFYEHHSSKEDAFLAAFDSAVGRITAEVVRAYSGHDDFVEAARAGLECCLRVLAEDPAVARMVIVEVLSAGPEALQRRREVLSALTDRIVQASQGLPETPIGPELTAETIVGAVLQVIYNRVSRGEADRLPDLLPDLLYNVLVPFLGHKRAADERAKTLPKSVS, via the coding sequence GTGGCGGGCAACCAGCGTGAGCGCATCCTGACGGCGTTGGCCGGAGCGGTCAGCGAGAACGGCTACGCCAACACCTCGGTGGATTCCATCATCAAGTTGGCGGGCGTCTCGCGGCGGACGTTCTACGAACACCACTCCAGCAAGGAAGACGCGTTCCTGGCGGCGTTCGACAGCGCGGTCGGGCGGATCACGGCCGAGGTCGTCCGCGCCTACAGCGGCCACGACGACTTCGTGGAAGCCGCCCGCGCGGGCCTGGAGTGCTGCCTGCGCGTGCTGGCCGAGGACCCGGCCGTGGCGCGGATGGTGATCGTCGAGGTGCTGTCCGCCGGCCCGGAGGCGCTGCAACGGCGCCGTGAGGTGCTCAGCGCGTTGACCGACCGGATCGTGCAGGCCTCGCAGGGGCTGCCGGAGACGCCGATCGGGCCGGAGTTGACGGCCGAGACGATCGTGGGCGCGGTGCTCCAGGTGATCTACAACCGGGTGTCGCGTGGTGAGGCCGACCGCCTGCCAGACCTGCTCCCCGACCTGCTCTACAACGTGCTGGTGCCGTTCCTCGGCCACAAGCGGGCCGCCGACGAGCGGGCCAAGACCCTGCCGAAGTCGGTTTCCTAG